A single Argentina anserina chromosome 7, drPotAnse1.1, whole genome shotgun sequence DNA region contains:
- the LOC126801916 gene encoding ribose-phosphate pyrophosphokinase 1, with product MASLLHTSPLSSRTLLPTNPSPSSSSPIPCPKRFRCSVGEPLRYANGRPSVPILRSDEVLPNFLTRTSPVVNAAGKDDTRLRIFSGTANPALSQEIACYMGLELGKIKIKRFADGEIYVQLQESVRGCDVYLVQPTCPPANENLMELLIMIDACRRASAKNITAVIPYFGYARADRKTQGRESIAAKLVANLITEAGANRVLACDLHSGQSMGYFDIPVDHVYGQPVILDYLASKTICSDDLVVVSPDVGGVARARAFAKKLSDAPLAIVDKRRHGHNVAEVMNLIGDVKGKVAVMVDDMIDTAGTISKGAELLHQEGAREVYACSTHAVFSPPAIERLSSGLFQEVIITNSIPVSEQNYFPQLTVLSVANLLGETIWRVHDDCSGGYEPYSTLGID from the exons ATGGCCTCGCTCCTCCACACATCGCCTCTCTCTTCTCGCACTCTCCTCCCTACTAACCCCtctccctcttcctcctccccaATCCCATGCCCCAAACGCTTC CGGTGTAGTGTGGGGGAGCCTCTGAGGTACGCGAACGGGAGGCCGAGCGTTCCGATTCTCCGGAGCGACGAGGTGCTGCCGAACTTCCTGACGAGGACGAGTCCGGTGGTGAATGCAGCCGGCAAGGATGACACCAGGCTCAGGATATTCTCTGGGACTGCGAACCCGGCGCTCTCTCAG GAAATTGCATGCTACATGGGTCTTGAACTTGGAAAGATTAAGATAAAGCGCTTCGCTGACGGAGAGATATATGTTCAGTTGCAAGAAAGTGTCAGAGGGTGTGACGTATATCTTGTTCAACCGACATGTCCTCCTGCAAATGAGAACCTCATGGAGCTTTTGATAATGATTGATGCATGTCGGAGGGCGTCAGCCAAGAACATTACTGCTGTGATTCCATATTTTGGATATGCCAGGGCTGATAGAAAG ACTCAAGGGCGTGAATCTATTGCTGCCAAACTCGTTGCAAATTTGATCACTGAAGCTGGTGCAAATCGTGTTCTTGCATGTGATCTTCATTCTGGTCAATCGATGGGATACTTTGATATTCCCGTCGATCATGTATATGGTCAG CCTGTTATACTTGATTACCTCGCCAGCAAGACTATCTGTTCCGATGATTTGGTAGTGGTCTCACCCGATGTTGGGGGCGTTGCTAGAGCCCGTGCTTTTGCAAAGAAATTATCTGATGCTCCTCTGGCAATTGTTGATAAAAGGCGGCATGGGCACAATGTGGCAGAG GTGATGAACTTGATAGGTGATGTGAAGGGAAAAGTAGCTGTCATGGTTGATGACATGATTGATACAGCTG GAACTATCTCGAAAGGTGCAGAATTACTACATCAAGAGGGTGCCAGGGAAGTCTATGCATGCAGTACACATGCTGTTTTTAG TCCTCCTGCTATAGAGAGGTTGTCAAGTGGTTTGTTCCAAGAGGTGATCATAACAAATTCTATTCCAGTGTCTGAGCAGAACTACTTTCCCCAGCTAACTGTCCTGTCAGTAGCAAATCTTCTCGGAGAGACCATATGGCGTGTGCATGATGACTGTTCT GGTGGCTATGAACCCTATTCCACCTTGGGCATTGATTGA
- the LOC126802274 gene encoding protein NRT1/ PTR FAMILY 7.2-like: MASSSCFRNQQGYEEEKNQKMTETCTTDGAVDWNGRPAIRGRTGSWVAGILILVNQGLATLAFFGVGVNLVLFLTRVLGQDNAEAANNVSKWTGTVYIFSLLGAFLSDSYWGRYKTCAIFQVIFVIGLTLLSLTTYIFLLEPKGCGDEKSPCGNHSNLEFALFYISIYFIALGNGGYQPTIATFGADQFDEDDPKEGHSKISFFSYFYLALNLGSLFSNTILGYFEDKGIWTVGFWASTGSAAMALILFLCGTPRYRHFKPQGNPLSRFCHVLVAATRKWKVKITSDGENLYEEHGKQCLENQTRKILHTQGFKFLDRAALVTSEESNQIDRCAQNPWRLCTVTQVEEVKCVLRLLPIWLCTILYSVVFTQMASLFVEQGAVMKTTISNFHIPPASMSSFDILSVALFIFIYRRVLDPLVAKLRKKGLTVLQRMGIGLVIAIMSMISAGVVECFRLKYARTDCATTDCESPSSLSIFWQVPQYMLVGASEVFMYVGQLEFFNSQAPDGLKSFGSALCMTSISLGNYVSSLLVTIVMRFSSRDDMSGWIPGNLNRGHLDRFYFLLAALTTADLMVYIVCAKWYKYIKFEVKGRDDQAEYIRQAELGV, from the exons ATGGCCAGCTCTAGTTGTTTCCGAAACCAGCAG GGctatgaagaagaaaagaaccaAAAGATGACAGAAACCTGTACGACGGATGGAGCCGTTGATTGGAATGGGCGCCCTGCAATCCGAGGGAGAACTGGTTCTTGGGTTGCTGGAATTCTCATCTTAG TGAATCAAGGATTGGCAACATTGGCATTCTTTGGAGTTGGAGTGAACTTGGTATTATTCTTGACAAGGGTATTGGGGCAGGACAACGCTGAGGCTGCAAATAATGTCAGCAAATGGACTGGAACCGTTTACATCTTCTCTCTTCTTGGAGCTTTCCTTAGTGATTCATACTGGGGGAGATACAAAACTTGCGCTATCTTTCAagttatttttgtcatt GGTTTGACATTATTGTCACTAACAACCTATATATTCCTACTCGAGCCTAAGGGTTGCGGTGATGAGAAGTCTCCATGTGGAAACCATTCAAATTTAGAATTTGCGTTGTTTTATATCTCCATTTATTTCATTGCACTGGGCAATGGAGGCTACCAGCCTACCATAGCTACATTCGGCGCGGACCAATTTGATGAGGACGACCCCAAAGAAGGTCACTCGAAGATTTCCTTCTTCAGCTACTTCTACTTGGCTTTGAATCTCGGCTCCCTCTTTTCAAACACAATATTAGGGTATTTTGAGGACAAAGGAATATGGACTGTAGGGTTTTGGGCATCTACAGGTTCTGCTGCCATGGCattgattttatttctttgtGGAACTCCGAGGTATAGGCATTTTAAGCCTCAAGGCAATcctctttctaggttttgtcACGTACTGGTTGCTGCAACAAGAAAATGGAAGGTCAAGATCACCTCAGATGGAGAAAATTTGTATGAAGAACATGGAAAACAATGCCTTGAAAATCAGACAAGGAAAATACTTCACACCCAAGGATTCAA GTTCTTGGATAGAGCAGCACTCGTTACATCAGAGGAATCGAACCAAATTGACAGATGTGCCCAAAATCCATGGCGGCTTTGCACAGTAACACAAGTAGAAGAAGTTAAATGCGTACTGAGATTACTTCCAATTTGGTTATGTACAATACTTTACTCAGTAGTTTTCACACAAATGGCCTCCCTCTTTGTTGAACAAGGTGCCGTAATGAAAACCACCATCTCCAACTTCCACATTCCCCCAGCCAGCATGTCAAGTTTCGATATTCTCAGCGTCGCACTGTTCATCTTCATTTACCGGAGAGTTCTTGACCCCCTGGTAGCTAAGCTACGCAAAAAGGGACTCACTGTGCTTCAAAGAATGGGGATTGGGCTTGTTATTGCCATCATGTCAATGATCTCAGCAGGAGTAGTGGAGTGTTTTAGGTTAAAATATGCAAGAACAGATTGTGCCACTACCGATTGCGAGAGTCCGAGTTCATTGAGCATATTTTGGCAAGTTCCTCAATACATGCTCGTCGGAGCTTCCGAAGTGTTCATGTATGTGGGTCAGCTAGAATTCTTTAATAGTCAAGCACCTGATGGGTTGAAGAGCTTTGGTAGTGCACTTTGTATGACTTCAATATCACTTGGGAACTATGTGAGTAGTTTGCTGGTCACGATTGTTATGAGATTTTCTAGTAGGGATGATATGAGTGGCTGGATCCCTGGAAACCTTAACAGAGGTCATTTGGATAGGTTTTACTTTCTATTAGCAGCTTTGACTACAGCTGATCTCATGGTCTATATAGTTTGTGCTAAGTGGTACAAGTATATCAAATTTGAAGTAAAGGGAAGAGATGATCAAGCAGAATATATTAGGCAAGCTGAACTTGGAGTCTAA